A region from the Pseudomonas sp. Teo4 genome encodes:
- a CDS encoding DegQ family serine endoprotease: protein MFAAVLMLGQVLTAQAEEALPDFTTLVEQASPAVVNISTKQKLPDRRVAAGQMPDLEGLPPMFREFFERNIPQQPRSPRGDRQREAMSLGSGFIISSDGYVLTNNHVVADADEIIVRLSDRSELQAKLIGTDPRTDVALLKVEGKNLPTVKLGDSEKLKVGEWVLAIGSPFGFDHSVTKGIVSAKGRTLPNDTYVPFIQTDVAINPGNSGGPLFNMKGEVVGINSQIFTRSGGFMGLSFAIPIDVAMDVSNQLKKDGKVSRGWLGVVIQEVNKDLAESFGLDKPAGALVAQVLENGPAAKGGLQVGDVILSMNGQPIIMSADLPHLVGSLKDGEKAKLEIIRNGKRQNLDITIGAMPDDDAEIEASAQGGAERSSNRLGVSVADLTDEQKKTLELKGGVVIKEIQDGPAALIGLRPGDVISHLNNQAITSSKQFTEIAKELPKNRSVSMRVLRQGRASFITFKLAE, encoded by the coding sequence ATGTTCGCCGCCGTGCTGATGCTCGGTCAGGTGCTCACCGCCCAGGCCGAGGAAGCCCTGCCGGACTTCACGACGCTGGTCGAGCAGGCCTCGCCGGCCGTGGTCAACATCAGTACCAAGCAGAAACTGCCGGACCGCCGCGTCGCCGCCGGGCAGATGCCGGACCTGGAAGGCCTGCCGCCGATGTTCCGCGAGTTCTTCGAGCGCAACATCCCCCAGCAGCCGCGCTCGCCCCGTGGCGACCGCCAGCGTGAGGCCATGTCGCTGGGCTCGGGCTTCATCATTTCCAGCGATGGCTATGTGCTCACCAACAACCACGTGGTCGCCGATGCTGACGAGATCATCGTCCGCCTGTCGGACCGCAGCGAGTTGCAGGCCAAGTTGATCGGCACCGACCCGCGCACCGACGTGGCCTTGCTGAAAGTCGAGGGCAAGAACCTGCCGACCGTGAAGCTGGGCGATTCGGAAAAACTGAAAGTCGGTGAGTGGGTGCTTGCCATCGGTTCGCCATTTGGTTTCGACCACTCGGTGACCAAAGGTATCGTCAGCGCCAAGGGGCGTACCCTGCCTAACGACACCTACGTGCCGTTCATCCAGACTGACGTGGCCATCAACCCCGGTAACTCGGGCGGTCCGCTGTTCAACATGAAGGGTGAAGTCGTGGGTATCAACTCGCAGATCTTCACCCGTTCGGGTGGCTTCATGGGGCTGTCCTTCGCCATCCCGATCGACGTGGCGATGGATGTTTCCAATCAGCTGAAGAAAGACGGCAAGGTCAGCCGCGGCTGGCTGGGTGTGGTCATTCAGGAGGTCAACAAGGACCTGGCTGAGTCCTTCGGCCTCGACAAGCCGGCCGGCGCCCTGGTGGCCCAGGTGCTGGAAAACGGCCCCGCAGCCAAGGGCGGCCTGCAGGTGGGCGACGTGATCCTGAGCATGAACGGCCAGCCAATCATCATGTCGGCTGATCTGCCGCACCTGGTGGGCAGCCTCAAGGATGGCGAGAAAGCCAAGCTTGAGATCATTCGTAACGGCAAGCGTCAGAACCTGGATATCACCATCGGCGCAATGCCCGATGACGATGCCGAGATCGAAGCCAGTGCCCAGGGCGGCGCCGAACGCAGCAGCAATCGCTTGGGTGTGTCCGTAGCGGACCTGACCGACGAGCAGAAGAAAACCCTTGAGCTCAAGGGTGGCGTGGTCATCAAGGAGATTCAGGACGGCCCGGCAGCCTTGATCGGCCTGCGTCCGGGTGACGTCATCAGTCACCTGAACAACCAGGCGATCACTTCGTCCAAGCAATTCACCGAAATTGCCAAGGAACTGCCGAAGAACCGTTCGGTTTCCATGCGCGTACTTCGTCAGGGGCGAGCAAGCTTCATTACCTTCAAGCTGGCCGAATAA
- a CDS encoding MucB/RseB C-terminal domain-containing protein — translation MRALPLLSLLIGSWMTVPALAANSSPEASEWLSKLAQAEQKQSYQGSFVYERNGSFSSHDIWHRVQDGKVSERLLQLDGAAQEIVRVDGKVQCVSGALVSGIGTPPDASARVLDPLKLMSWYDLSVAGKSRVAGRDAVVIALTPRDQHRYAFELHLDRHTGLPLRSLMINDKGQLLERFQMTRLDTDDLPSDDDLRPSVACKPVERVASTDSETVAGWRSDWLPAGFELINSSVRRDPKRNSSVSSLMYDDGLARFSVFLEPVNDSSGADVRTQLGPTVAVSRRLNTPKGKVMVTVVGEIPLGTAERIALSMRPQDNQARQ, via the coding sequence ATGCGCGCGCTACCTCTCCTGTCGCTGCTGATAGGCAGCTGGATGACGGTGCCAGCATTGGCAGCCAACTCCTCGCCTGAGGCGAGCGAGTGGCTGAGCAAGCTGGCCCAGGCCGAGCAGAAGCAGAGTTACCAGGGCTCCTTCGTCTACGAACGTAACGGCAGCTTTTCTTCCCACGACATCTGGCATCGTGTTCAGGACGGCAAGGTCAGCGAGCGGTTGTTGCAGCTCGATGGCGCCGCCCAGGAAATCGTGCGCGTGGATGGCAAGGTGCAGTGCGTCAGTGGTGCCTTGGTCAGCGGTATCGGTACGCCGCCCGACGCCTCTGCCCGTGTGCTTGATCCCCTGAAGCTGATGAGTTGGTACGACTTGAGCGTGGCGGGCAAGTCGCGAGTTGCCGGTCGCGACGCTGTGGTCATCGCCCTGACGCCACGAGATCAGCATCGCTACGCCTTCGAACTTCATCTTGATCGTCACACCGGCCTGCCGCTTCGTTCGTTGATGATCAACGACAAGGGGCAGTTGCTGGAACGTTTCCAGATGACGCGTCTGGACACCGACGACCTGCCGAGCGATGACGACCTGCGTCCCAGCGTTGCCTGCAAACCGGTCGAGCGGGTGGCCAGCACCGACAGCGAAACGGTAGCCGGGTGGCGTTCGGACTGGTTGCCAGCGGGCTTCGAGCTGATCAACAGCTCGGTTCGTCGCGACCCCAAGCGAAACAGTTCAGTCAGCAGCCTGATGTATGACGATGGCCTGGCACGTTTTTCGGTTTTCCTGGAACCGGTCAATGACAGCTCCGGTGCTGATGTCCGCACCCAGCTCGGCCCGACCGTGGCAGTGTCACGCCGTTTGAACACCCCCAAAGGCAAGGTGATGGTCACGGTGGTCGGTGAAATTCCGCTGGGTACCGCCGAGCGCATCGCGCTGTCGATGCGGCCTCAGGACAACCAGGCGCGCCAGTGA
- the lepB gene encoding signal peptidase I, translating to MSLNFPLLLVIAVFVCGLLGLIDLLFLAPRRRAAVANYQGSVSQPEMAVVERLNKEPLLVEYGKSFFPVLFIVLVLRSFLVEPFQIPSGSMKPTLEVGDFILVNKFSYGIRLPVIDKKVIEVGDPQRGDVMVFRYPSDPNVNYIKRVVGLPGDQIRYTNDKRLFVNGQPIAEQLVGTEPGTLGSAQLYKEKLGEAEHLIRKEMSRYRMPPDQQWTVPAGHYFMMGDNRDNSNDSRYWDDPNIPKELHGMVPDRNIVGKAFAVWMSWPEPKLSHLPNLSRVGLIH from the coding sequence ATGTCGCTAAATTTCCCGCTGTTGCTAGTCATCGCCGTCTTCGTCTGCGGTCTGCTGGGCTTGATCGACCTGCTGTTCCTGGCGCCTCGCCGGCGGGCAGCGGTCGCCAACTACCAGGGTAGTGTCAGCCAGCCTGAGATGGCCGTGGTCGAACGCCTGAACAAGGAGCCGTTGCTGGTCGAGTACGGCAAGTCGTTCTTCCCGGTGCTGTTCATCGTGCTGGTGCTGCGCTCGTTCCTGGTAGAGCCGTTCCAGATCCCTTCGGGGTCGATGAAGCCCACCCTGGAAGTGGGTGACTTCATCCTGGTGAACAAGTTCTCCTACGGCATTCGCCTGCCGGTGATCGACAAGAAGGTCATCGAGGTCGGTGACCCGCAACGCGGTGATGTCATGGTGTTCCGCTACCCAAGCGACCCGAACGTCAATTACATCAAGCGTGTGGTTGGCCTGCCGGGCGACCAGATTCGCTACACCAACGACAAGCGTCTGTTCGTCAACGGCCAGCCGATTGCCGAACAGTTGGTCGGAACCGAGCCGGGCACCCTGGGCAGTGCGCAACTGTACAAGGAGAAGCTGGGTGAGGCTGAACACCTGATCCGCAAGGAGATGAGCCGTTATCGCATGCCGCCGGACCAGCAATGGACCGTACCGGCCGGCCATTACTTCATGATGGGCGACAACCGCGACAACTCCAACGACAGCCGCTACTGGGACGATCCGAACATTCCCAAGGAACTGCACGGCATGGTTCCGGATCGGAACATCGTCGGCAAGGCCTTCGCGGTCTGGATGAGCTGGCCAGAGCCCAAGCTCAGCCACCTGCCCAACCTGTCGCGTGTCGGCCTGATCCATTGA
- the lepA gene encoding translation elongation factor 4, whose amino-acid sequence MSDLSHIRNFSIIAHIDHGKSTLADRFIQMCGGLSAREMEAQVLDSMDLERERGITIKAHSVTLHYKAQDGKTYQLNFIDTPGHVDFTYEVSRSLAACEGALLVVDAGQGVEAQSVANCYTAIEQGLEVMPVLNKMDLPQADPDRVKDEIEKIIGIDATDAVACSAKSGMGVDEVLERLVQTIPAPEGEIDAPLQALIIDSWFDNYLGVVSLVRVRQGRVKKGDKILVKSTGKVHLVDSVGVFTPKHTQTADLKAGEVGFIIASIKDIHGAPVGDTLTLSTTPEVEVLPGFKKIQPQVYAGLFPVSSDDFEDFRDALQKLTLNDSSLQYMPESSDALGFGFRCGFLGMLHMEIIQERLEREYDLDLITTAPSVIYELELKTGETITVDNPSKLPDVSAVNDFREPIVTATILVPQEHLGNVITLCIEKRGVQRDMQFLGSQVQVRYDLPMNEVVLDFFDRLKSTSRGYASLDYHFDRYQSANLVKLDVLINGDKVDALALIVHRDNAAYKGRALTEKMKELIPRQMFDVAIQAAIGGQIIARTTVKALRKNVLAKCYGGDVSRKKKLLEKQKAGKKRMKQVGNVEIPQEAFLAVLRLDS is encoded by the coding sequence GTGAGTGATTTGAGTCATATCCGCAATTTCTCCATCATCGCCCACATCGACCATGGTAAGTCGACGCTGGCCGACCGTTTCATCCAGATGTGCGGTGGCCTGTCGGCACGCGAGATGGAAGCCCAGGTCCTCGACTCCATGGACCTTGAGCGCGAGCGCGGGATCACCATCAAAGCCCACAGCGTCACGCTGCACTACAAGGCGCAAGACGGCAAAACCTACCAGCTGAACTTCATCGACACCCCAGGCCACGTCGACTTCACTTACGAAGTCTCGCGTTCGCTGGCGGCTTGTGAGGGCGCGCTGCTGGTGGTCGATGCTGGTCAGGGCGTCGAGGCCCAGTCCGTCGCCAACTGCTACACCGCCATCGAGCAGGGCCTCGAGGTCATGCCGGTCCTGAACAAGATGGACCTGCCTCAGGCCGACCCGGACCGCGTCAAGGACGAGATCGAGAAGATCATCGGTATCGACGCCACCGACGCCGTTGCCTGCAGTGCCAAGAGCGGCATGGGCGTCGACGAGGTGCTCGAACGCCTGGTGCAGACCATTCCTGCCCCTGAAGGCGAGATTGACGCGCCTCTGCAGGCACTGATCATCGACTCCTGGTTCGACAACTATCTGGGCGTGGTCTCCCTGGTGCGCGTGCGCCAAGGCCGCGTCAAGAAAGGCGACAAGATTCTGGTCAAGTCCACCGGCAAGGTGCACCTGGTCGACAGCGTGGGTGTATTCACCCCGAAACACACCCAGACCGCCGACCTCAAAGCCGGTGAAGTGGGCTTCATCATCGCCAGCATCAAGGACATTCACGGTGCGCCGGTCGGTGACACCCTGACCCTGTCCACGACTCCCGAGGTCGAGGTACTGCCTGGTTTCAAAAAGATCCAGCCGCAGGTTTACGCCGGCCTGTTCCCGGTCAGCTCCGACGACTTCGAAGACTTCCGCGACGCCCTGCAAAAGCTGACGCTCAACGACTCGTCGCTGCAGTACATGCCGGAAAGCTCCGACGCCCTGGGCTTCGGCTTCCGTTGCGGCTTCCTCGGCATGCTGCACATGGAGATCATCCAGGAGCGCCTGGAGCGCGAATACGACCTGGACCTGATCACCACCGCGCCAAGCGTGATCTACGAGCTCGAGCTCAAGACCGGCGAGACCATCACCGTCGACAACCCCTCGAAGCTGCCTGACGTTTCGGCGGTCAACGACTTCCGTGAGCCGATCGTTACCGCGACCATCCTGGTACCGCAGGAACACCTGGGCAACGTCATCACCCTGTGCATCGAGAAACGTGGCGTTCAGCGCGACATGCAGTTCCTCGGCAGCCAGGTTCAGGTACGTTACGACCTGCCGATGAACGAAGTGGTACTGGACTTCTTCGACCGTCTGAAGTCGACCAGCCGCGGTTACGCGTCGCTGGACTATCATTTCGACCGCTACCAGTCGGCCAACCTGGTCAAACTGGACGTGCTGATCAACGGTGACAAGGTCGATGCCCTGGCCCTGATCGTGCACCGTGACAACGCGGCCTACAAAGGCCGTGCGTTGACCGAGAAGATGAAGGAGCTGATTCCTCGGCAGATGTTCGATGTGGCGATCCAGGCGGCCATTGGCGGCCAGATCATCGCGCGGACTACCGTCAAGGCACTCAGAAAGAACGTACTGGCCAAGTGCTACGGCGGTGACGTCAGCCGTAAGAAAAAGCTGCTGGAGAAGCAGAAGGCCGGTAAGAAACGCATGAAACAGGTAGGTAACGTGGAGATTCCACAAGAAGCCTTCCTCGCCGTGCTCAGGTTGGATAGCTAG